ATTgtgtaataaaaaatacaaaataattatGTATAAGATTATATATTTAAATTACCGATGGAAGTCCATCGGTACTGTaagaacaaaattcaaaaatattatgTAAATGCAATAGCGATTGAGTCCGTCGAtaactttattttcttatttatttatttttttaaaatgcacCGAGAGACACCGTTGGTAccttaaaaaataattcaaaaatataaatacaaaatatTGCGAGAGAATCTGTCGGTAAATTACCGTATCGGTACAACCAATTAAATTTTGACCGGTCAAAGTATTATTATTTAATGAGAGTTGTCCGtcgattattttaaaaaaaataaaaattaagaagTTCAAAAGTATCAAGGAACTCCGACGGAAAGCCCCTCGGAATAGCAACAAAGTTTTTTAGTAGTGTCTGTGATGGCACTAAGCTAGCACCTTATAATGCCACTCTACAGTTTAAGGGTGAATTGTTTTTTGGATTAGTGTTATAAACATACACAAGgatgatgaaaaattaaagaatatagTTTTATGAAGAATAGGGATAGTAGAGTTTTAAAGATTTTGAAGAGATGTTTGCGGAGTACATGCCATTAATCTTCTCATTCTCTcttgtatttttatttacttGGAACCCTAGACACTGTGATCTTTCCTCTTTTGCTTtcttaatataagttaaatatgaGACTCATCTTGAGGATGGAATACTTGTTCCGCGATTTACTTTGAAAGATGGTGCATCTTTAATTTCCTCCCGTCTCACTTTTGAGTCCCCTTTCTTTCAGTAATATGTATAACAACAACTAATATGATGATTTCTGTGTAGGTTATTTCTACCTAGCTTTAACGAGATCTATTAAGACAGTGAAGGAGGAAGAGAAAGTCTACAACTTGTGACGGCACAATGTAAGCGAGGGTTTTGTTCTTTCGAGCTGCTCTCCAAATTTTTTCCTGTAATGATTTCTAACAAAAGTCTCACTGATGCATCGAGATCAACAAGTGGAGACAAAGCTGGTCGAACTTATTATTAGCTTCAATATTTCGGTAATGTGTCCTTAAAGATGCCTTGTGATATTAACCAACTCATTTAAAAAATGATTATGGTGTACCCTTTGGAAGCCAAACTTTAGAACGGAATTGATGATTGAAGAGGGGTTATTATATATATTGAAAGTTTTatacttttattattatattcttaTAACTATATATAATGTTGATCTGATAGTTTTATTTGTAATTATATataataaattgtacatgaaacACATTCTGGTTAATTTTTTGCAACTACAGGATTTCTTAAATGATTTCTTGATTGTATAGTAATTTCTACTAATATGCTATGTGCTCCTGCAGATCTGCATAGTCTCGAATTCAATCATGAGAATACAAACATGAATTGCAAACTAGACCATGTTAAATTTTATTGCACTTCAACTATATTGTTTTATGCTATATTGCCATGATAGGGTTAGAGTATTCGCTCAGTAGGTTTAATGTTCATCGAGTATTGATCATAGCgcttttggatcgtgacataatGCTCCATCATATAACAACTATCTCATTTCTTTATTATaataatttctttctttttcatgttagagataaagaatctattaaaagttttaaaattaaCAGTTTTTGCAATACTTTCTAATTTCCATTATTTTGCCAAAGGATAAAAGATCACAAGAATAATGAGCTTTCAAGAGCTTCATTTGACGATTAGATCTCCTGGTTAATTTTAGGTTTGACCTTCAAATCCACTATCCAGGTTGAGTGAGCGATCTGGGATAATATTTAATACACCTCGTTGCTCTGCAAATTAAAGATGTACTTGCCTCAATTAGCTAGAgcataaaaactaaaattttagcATTTTCAATGTCAAAACATTAGCTCTCAATTAAGATTTTAGAAGTAATTAAGCATACTACTTGTGCAGTGATTAGAGTATATGTGAATATATTGAACGACTTCATTAATTTGGTGAATATACTTTCCTTTATTTAGAgacaaattaaaaatataaatttcaaaatctcccccctcccccccccccccccaaaaaaaaaaaaaaaaccgctGGGATTCCAAAGTAGACTtttggaaaaatataaaattgtacTTATATTAAACTGAAAATTCTTACGTACAATGGACAACGTATAAACAATAAAATGACTTATCTCTAGTTGTGTGTATTTCTTATTAAAATAGCTATTAGATAACATATTAGAACAGTAGATAAAATATCTcttaaatttttataaaaaattaaaccATCTATAGGTGTATGTTTCCTCTTTCTTAAAAATTTAATCAATTAGTGACACAAAATATTAAAATTCAAACTTACTTTTCAAACGAGAAGCCTGTTCAGGAGTCAATGAAGCTGCAAATCCTTTTAATTCGTTTTTATAAGGATATATAATTGCCTGTTTCGCTGCATCCTCActaaaagttaaaaaaagaatTACTAATATGGCACATTATATACCCTTAATTTATAAGCATTTGAATTCTAAACTTGTcattaaaataaggaaaatagggGTATGAACCTTCCCAATACTGTGGCCAAGATCTTTTCATAATCAGAATTCTCAGTAAAAACAATGTAAATCTTCTTGTCGTCCTCTGGAAAAGAAGCTGTTCTTGCTATAATAAAGGAAAAATGAGAAATCAAAATTAGAAATGTGAAAGTTGTTGATGACAAATATTTTCCTTGAGCCATTGTGCTTTAATTTTATGGAAATTAGAAATGGATGAGAATTAAGATTTTGGTTTATTAAGTGATGAAGATGGTGATAAAAGCAATGGAGCTTGGTGTATAATTTATATTTTCGAAAGAAGTTTTAGATGCTAAGCACCTAGAGCATTAATTGAATAGTAACTTACTGAAGTTTCATTTTGACTTTAATTTGTCGGTTAACTGTAATTACAAAGGAAAGAAGTTTTAACTGATTTAAGTGTATTGTTGTCTCattttgacttatttaattctAGAGTTATCAATTAAAAGACGCCGAGTACAGTTTCTGGACCAATTATTATTGGACAATAAGATGATCTCCGTAAATTAAAATACTTATCATGTGAAATTAGGAGTTCCTAACCAAATATGTACCTTACGAACTGATCTTCTTTCAACTTTGCATCGGTTAATAATTATAAGCTAAATTTCTTTGCTGCACAATCAAGTTAATTAATGTCAACCTAATGACATTTCACACATAATGTAACTTTATTCCAGATTCAGTATGTCCAATATCAAAAGTCATAGCAACTTTACAATAACAGTTGCTACTTACCATTACACAAAGCTACTAATTGGTAATGCTACATAGTACAGTACTAATATTTAATTAAACCGTTCTTCTATGGACATGCTCAAATGTAAGTGGGAGTGTTTCCTTAATTCACTCGGTCAACCATTCATTTGAACCTAAAGCAAATAGGAAAGGAGCAAAATGATCTCTTATGTAACTtttttactgttattttattaaaaaaacatataatttaaataaCATTTACAGAGGATTACTAACTTTTCCGCACGTATATTCTTAATATCACTAGCTATATGACTCCTAACCATGTGACGAATTAAAATTCCCGTTCCTTTCTGATTGTTCTGATCATATTTGACATTATAAACTTTCGTGTGTGTATATCTTGCAAATGAGCTATCTTTATAGATTATAGGGAATCAAATAATTTCATAACTTAGCAGTTGGTTGACAAATTTGTGATGTTTTAGGATCTTTGAGTACATTAAGCTTACGGTATAGGTGTTGACTCAGTAGCAGTGTGTGCTAAATATATATCAATTATCATTTCACTATCGGATGAGGAGAGTTTCATCTAAATCTAAATCTAAATTCAGTTCAACATCTTCTATATGTTGATGCATGATTAGATACACTTTCTTAACCTTGCCTAAACAAATTACCTAAGCAAGAACGATCGAGATGAACAAAAAGCAGTGAAATAATGAAAATTAAACGTTAATCGGACATGATGTGTAAAAGCGGAATAATGAAAATTCAACGTGTTATTAACTCTATCATAGACATATatgttttttcttcaaaaattgaaGTTTAACGGGTTAAAgtgaaataacaaaaattaagGGTTTTGATAAATGGTGAGAAGTGCATGTTTTTGAATATGTTTGCATATTATTTCTTATATGAGTTGCGGGAGTCGGGAGATTACAtgatttttgaagtgaaatatgCTCATATGTTACTTCTTGCATGTAGGAGTAAGTTTGGATGATAAGTGATCAAAAGATATCAATTTGTTGCTAAAAGGAAAAGATGGGAGAACTGGGAGCTCATCCATTCTCGCACATGGCATAAAAACAAACgcgaaaaaaaagagaattaaTTGAATGCACAAAACAGTAAAGTGAAACGAAGGCACGGATCACTTTGTGAAATGAAAAAATTTCAAAAGCTGAGTCCGTGCCTATGGTCGCACGCTACACGAAAGTTGACGCGGATTCCAACTTTCCTATCCGAGATTGGATTGATTAGTTCTGTCCCATATAAACCCTAATTGATATAAATACATCCTAAAATGTCCTTTTGAGGGGGAGAAGACTTTGGAGTGGAAGAACACGCTAAGAGTAAGGCGGAAGATTCGGCAACAagttgtttcttttcttcttccaatttttcattattggttatgaatttttgtattttagttttacatactatcatgagtagctaacttgttatctagagttttggtGGAATcttttgtaggatgaattcttgttatattttactataatttagcctttagatttctctatttgtttaactacgtgcttattttaGTTGATTGAATGGACATCAATTGGTTGtgtctatttattatgtattgcttggaaaatgaaacatatttaggtggttgttaaacaacgtcactcctaacatatgtgaggaatcaatacgaCGGATTTAAAGGTGAGTTTAGGAATATCAAAGCATTGACATGATCATAATGAGCGGTAAGATAgtgccaactagcgtagttcagaagaatatgtctagtaaattattgtagttgctcggacgagaattacgacacctgaaatgctcacgatcagtagagaatacttaggcaaaattatagaagaaGTAGCatgaaggattccgacaattgggaaaatcataactctaggcctccttaatctttttctccaacccttagtatctctagttgttaatttactactttaatttgtaagttaattagttagacataagaatctgaatatttataacttaggaattgttcgaacTTGTGTTCTTAGTGATAGTGATaagttgtagctaaaccttagttctctgtgtgattcgactccggactcctAGACCGGATAAGATTTGCagtgaccgcttatcctttttaggactagagttgggcgtgatcaaatctATTTGGAAAGCTATGcataattatgtcacgacccgaaattttcaccttTGGGACCacgatggcgcctaacattttcaCTTGCTAGcaaagccaacgttaaaataatttaaaccatttttaacaatttaccttaattaaatagtatagAAACCAACAATCGGAATAATCTGAATTTAAATGTGCAAACCAAAAATaatacgatgtctaaataccatcccagaactggagtcataagtgtacgagcttctagaataatacaaacaagggtctgaataaaatatagCTGTCTGAAAAAAAGCACACAGCTAAGATAAAATAGAAGaggacttcagagctgcgaacgccatgcaactatacctcaagtctcctctgatagctgaatccgagcgaATTtatagtacgccgctgggaccaactccggtatctgcacaagaagtgcagagtgtagtatgagtaaccAACcgcatgtactctgtaagtgcctagcctaacctcgacgaagtagtgacgaggctaaggcatgtcacttacattaacctgtacgcaataataataataataataataataataataataataataataataataataataataataataataataataataataataataataataataataataataataataataataacaggaaaagaagtaagaccggtaaatcatatcaataattgaagtcaattcagca
The nucleotide sequence above comes from Nicotiana tabacum cultivar K326 chromosome 12, ASM71507v2, whole genome shotgun sequence. Encoded proteins:
- the LOC107819636 gene encoding subtilisin-like protease SBT4.1, which translates into the protein MAQGKYLSSTTFTFLILISHFSFIIARTASFPEDDKKIYIVFTENSDYEKILATVLGSEDAAKQAIIYPYKNELKGFAASLTPEQASRLKKQRGVLNIIPDRSLNLDSGFEGQT